A DNA window from Rhizobium sp. NXC14 contains the following coding sequences:
- a CDS encoding branched-chain amino acid ABC transporter substrate-binding protein has product MRSSITAAIVALVVSLGSMARAEILIGAAGPVTGPLAWIGEQMQRGTEMAVADINATGGVLGQKVQLITVDDFCDPEQAVAAAQKLVADRVVLVIGHYCSQASIPASKVYEAAGVLQISPGSTNPLLTEQGRANVFRVIGRDDAQGVVAGNYLADRWGDKKIAILHDNTTYGKGLADETRKQLNTRGVTEAIYEAFTPGKNDYTAEISALQGAGIAVLYVGGYLPEVALMARASRDSAYALQLVSGDGMASEDFALIAGSAAEGTLFTFSADPRRVPQAAQVVERFRAENFEPAGYTLLSYSAVQVWSQAVKKAGSLRPQEVIGSMQGNQFETVMGRIDFDDKGDLTVQSWIWYVWKGGEYVPLE; this is encoded by the coding sequence ATGCGCAGCAGCATCACTGCAGCTATCGTCGCGCTCGTCGTTTCGCTCGGCAGTATGGCGCGGGCGGAGATCCTGATCGGAGCGGCAGGCCCGGTCACAGGACCGCTCGCCTGGATTGGGGAGCAGATGCAGCGCGGCACAGAGATGGCAGTGGCCGACATCAACGCGACTGGCGGCGTGCTCGGGCAGAAGGTGCAACTCATCACGGTCGACGACTTTTGCGATCCCGAGCAGGCTGTGGCGGCCGCCCAGAAACTGGTGGCTGATCGCGTAGTGCTCGTCATCGGGCATTATTGTTCCCAAGCCTCAATCCCGGCGTCCAAGGTGTACGAGGCCGCGGGAGTTCTACAGATTTCACCCGGTTCGACCAATCCGCTCTTGACCGAACAAGGTCGCGCCAATGTTTTCCGCGTCATTGGCCGCGACGACGCGCAGGGGGTGGTAGCCGGCAACTATTTGGCCGATCGTTGGGGTGACAAGAAAATAGCGATCCTTCACGACAACACCACCTATGGGAAGGGGCTCGCTGACGAGACCAGGAAGCAGTTGAATACGCGGGGTGTCACCGAAGCGATCTACGAGGCCTTCACCCCTGGGAAGAATGACTATACGGCCGAGATCTCTGCGTTACAGGGCGCCGGCATCGCCGTGTTGTATGTTGGTGGGTATTTGCCCGAGGTCGCACTTATGGCTCGCGCTTCGCGAGACAGTGCCTACGCACTTCAACTCGTCTCAGGCGATGGCATGGCGAGCGAGGACTTTGCACTGATCGCCGGATCTGCCGCGGAGGGTACCCTCTTCACGTTTAGTGCGGACCCACGGCGCGTTCCTCAGGCGGCTCAAGTCGTCGAGCGTTTCCGTGCCGAGAATTTCGAGCCGGCAGGCTACACACTGCTCAGTTACTCCGCCGTCCAGGTCTGGTCGCAGGCGGTGAAGAAGGCCGGTTCTCTAAGGCCGCAAGAGGTGATCGGCTCAATGCAAGGCAATCAATTTGAAACGGTAATGGGCCGGATCGATTTCGACGACAAGGGCGACCTCACCGTTCAAAGCTGGATTTGGTATGTCTGGAAGGGTGGCGAATACGTGCCGCTGGAATAA
- a CDS encoding adenylate/guanylate cyclase domain-containing protein codes for MFESVGIRGRLLLAFFGISTFAVLATAAALYAFLQVGDVLDRITKERVPTALASLQLSRQAERVASTAPSVLAATSTIQHNEVSAAIGVEMGRLEELLAALKGTAANATAVTEIEHAVIGLRRNLDALDDLVAARLTIVQRKAELLRRLSDTTTASQRLIAPGIAVMNSKVPQWRAAAADSAAPPNARAAAPSDLVKAIAAYIPQQRAQQEISAVNDALVKTANVHTPGDLKLILFPLRRSLAVLETVSTEIDEKLRTRFQQRLDELKSLTEGENGIPKVRQDEFAVLAKGEQLLAENSHLSRDLTAAVDRLVAKANDEIAASALEASVVRRYGTGIVLGSALLSLLSSVLVVWLYVDRSLLARLGEVSQSMLAIAGGNLHAQMPVGGRDEIGRMAGALRLFRDTAVEVEENSLREVAEARQRLVDAIESISEGFALYDGEDRLVLSNSRYRELLYAGLEELIPGTTFEQIIRRSAEGGYIKDAEGRVEEWVAERLWRHRNPGETWVQRRRDGRWIMISERRITAGGTVAVYSDITELKQREENLAEKSAALEALSSKLAKYLAPQVYNSIFTGRQDVRIASQRKKLTICFSDIAGFTETTDKMESEDLTQLLNHYLTEMSKIASDHGATIDKYVGDAILMFFGDPETRGVKNDALACVQMALAMQKRMSELGEIWRDIGIETPLRCRIGIHTDYCTVGNFGSEDRMDYTIIGGAVNLASRLEQEAAPGTVLISYETFAQVKDMIDCEELGHVHVKGIAYPVATYRVVDLKENLIRSHLTVRTELPHLRLEADPELMSTDERDQAAAALRDTLDRLCHKPGS; via the coding sequence ATGTTTGAAAGCGTCGGTATACGAGGGCGCTTATTGCTCGCTTTCTTCGGCATCAGCACCTTCGCAGTGCTCGCGACCGCCGCAGCTCTCTATGCCTTCCTTCAGGTCGGCGACGTGCTCGATCGCATCACCAAGGAACGGGTGCCGACGGCGCTCGCCTCTCTCCAACTGTCGCGCCAGGCTGAGAGGGTCGCCTCAACCGCGCCGTCCGTGCTGGCGGCGACCAGCACGATTCAGCACAACGAGGTCTCGGCTGCGATCGGAGTCGAGATGGGGCGTCTCGAAGAGTTGCTCGCCGCACTCAAAGGCACCGCGGCCAACGCGACGGCGGTGACTGAAATCGAACATGCGGTGATTGGTCTACGACGAAACCTCGACGCTCTCGACGATCTTGTCGCCGCTCGCCTTACCATAGTTCAGCGCAAGGCGGAGTTGCTGCGCCGCTTATCGGACACGACAACTGCAAGTCAGCGTCTCATCGCGCCCGGTATCGCCGTGATGAACTCGAAGGTTCCCCAGTGGCGCGCAGCGGCGGCTGATTCCGCTGCACCACCCAACGCGCGTGCTGCGGCGCCGAGCGACCTGGTCAAGGCAATCGCGGCCTACATCCCCCAGCAGAGGGCGCAGCAGGAAATCTCAGCAGTCAATGATGCGCTGGTCAAGACTGCCAACGTGCATACGCCGGGAGATCTGAAGCTGATCCTGTTTCCGCTGCGCCGGTCGCTCGCCGTACTCGAAACGGTCTCCACGGAGATCGACGAAAAGTTGCGGACCCGCTTCCAACAACGGTTGGACGAGTTGAAGTCGCTGACCGAGGGTGAGAACGGGATCCCGAAGGTACGACAGGACGAGTTTGCTGTCCTGGCAAAGGGGGAGCAGCTTTTGGCTGAAAACAGTCATCTATCGCGCGACCTTACCGCGGCCGTCGATCGCCTGGTTGCAAAGGCAAACGATGAGATCGCCGCGTCCGCCCTCGAAGCCTCGGTCGTCCGGCGCTACGGCACCGGCATTGTCCTTGGCTCCGCCCTTCTAAGCCTGCTGAGTTCGGTTCTGGTTGTCTGGCTCTATGTCGACCGCAGCCTTCTCGCCCGCTTAGGAGAGGTGAGCCAAAGCATGCTGGCAATCGCGGGCGGCAATTTGCATGCGCAGATGCCCGTAGGAGGCCGCGACGAAATCGGCCGCATGGCCGGGGCGCTCAGGCTGTTCCGGGATACTGCGGTCGAGGTGGAGGAAAACAGCCTACGCGAGGTTGCGGAAGCGCGCCAGCGGCTTGTGGATGCCATCGAGAGCATTTCCGAGGGATTCGCTCTGTACGATGGCGAGGACAGGCTCGTGTTGAGCAATAGCCGCTACCGCGAGCTGTTGTACGCCGGCCTGGAGGAATTGATTCCCGGCACGACATTCGAGCAGATTATTCGCCGGTCCGCTGAGGGCGGCTACATCAAGGATGCTGAGGGGCGAGTCGAGGAGTGGGTTGCCGAACGGCTTTGGCGGCATCGCAACCCTGGTGAAACGTGGGTGCAGCGGCGTCGCGACGGGCGATGGATCATGATTAGCGAGCGGCGGATCACGGCTGGCGGCACGGTGGCCGTCTACTCTGATATCACCGAGCTGAAGCAACGGGAGGAAAATCTTGCCGAGAAATCCGCAGCTCTCGAGGCGCTTTCCAGCAAGCTGGCGAAATACCTGGCGCCACAAGTGTACAACTCCATATTCACCGGCCGCCAGGACGTCAGGATCGCCAGCCAGCGGAAGAAGCTGACGATATGCTTCTCCGATATCGCTGGCTTTACCGAAACCACAGACAAAATGGAATCCGAGGATCTCACACAACTCCTCAATCACTACCTGACTGAAATGTCGAAGATTGCTTCAGATCACGGCGCGACGATCGACAAGTATGTCGGAGACGCCATCCTGATGTTTTTCGGCGATCCGGAAACCCGCGGCGTCAAGAATGACGCGCTCGCCTGCGTGCAGATGGCTCTCGCCATGCAAAAGCGAATGAGCGAGCTTGGGGAAATCTGGCGCGATATCGGGATTGAAACACCGCTGCGCTGCCGCATTGGCATTCACACAGACTACTGCACTGTGGGCAACTTCGGCAGCGAGGACCGGATGGATTACACGATAATCGGCGGCGCCGTGAATCTCGCCTCGCGCCTTGAGCAGGAAGCGGCGCCGGGCACCGTGCTCATTTCTTATGAGACGTTTGCACAGGTGAAGGACATGATCGACTGTGAGGAACTGGGGCATGTCCACGTAAAGGGAATAGCCTATCCAGTCGCCACCTATCGCGTGGTCGATCTGAAGGAAAACCTGATCCGCAGCCATCTTACAGTCCGGACCGAACTGCCGCACCTGAGATTGGAAGCTGATCCCGAGCTTATGTCTACCGATGAGCGCGATCAGGCCGCCGCCGCACTTCGAGACACGCTCGATCGACTTTGTCACAAGCCCGGGTCGTAG
- a CDS encoding beta-galactosidase: MSDKTLSAWNTVKTDRFLVGVPHYPEHVDESYWERDAERMAKAGFNVVRMAEFAWHILEPKLGTYDFDLFDRAISILGRHGIDTIMCTPTATPPRWLTAAHPEILRVDGKGRPMSHGSRQHCDTASPVFREHSKRITWAMAEHYRDNPFVVGWQTDNELNTSMPESFSQATLSEFQAFLADKYREISKLNAAWGGDFWATAYDSFEQVVLPIEFGPTFPSPGHLQDYHRFLAFSTARFQHDQVEILRDVKPSWFVFHNLGGLRDIDFRGQFSKDLDFVGYDIYPMLYDEFMRLGNHAKVQALHLDICRGFSGNYIVPEQQSGFGSQPGFCTLTPEPGELRRMALSSVAHGADGLMFFRWRPAHFGAEIYWMGIIDHDDIGRHRYEEATRFATEMTALKDKILGTYVRMDVGIAGSDFDNQEAHKTYPIGLPSPQDDAILLHQYCYDRGIACGFIHPEDDLSKLKLFYVPHWVMWKDEWTARLEAFAASGGTVVIGARTGTRTQDNHVIRETAPGTALSRLTGVRVEDFGRLAAPGANGLFDVMERSGGLVIPPNKPAESHRRQRRFKIGNREMTAGHFYENLTIDPDVEVIAAWSNRYAEGQPMATSRKVGKGQVVYLGTYLTPELTEALTERLFAPAGVEPLVGGLPEGVEVTMRMNDERRLLFVQNYMDQAVTVDGVPAGRDLLDGEKMVVGRLELEGYGCAIVEVEG, from the coding sequence GTGTCCGACAAGACCCTCTCCGCATGGAACACCGTCAAGACCGACCGCTTCCTCGTCGGTGTGCCGCATTATCCCGAGCATGTCGACGAAAGCTATTGGGAGCGCGATGCCGAGCGCATGGCGAAAGCCGGCTTCAACGTCGTGCGCATGGCCGAATTCGCCTGGCACATTCTGGAGCCGAAGCTCGGCACCTATGATTTCGATCTCTTCGACCGCGCCATATCAATCCTCGGGCGTCACGGCATCGACACGATCATGTGCACGCCGACCGCCACGCCGCCGCGCTGGCTGACGGCGGCCCACCCCGAAATTCTAAGGGTCGACGGCAAGGGCCGGCCGATGAGCCACGGCTCGCGCCAGCATTGCGACACGGCAAGCCCGGTCTTCCGCGAACATAGCAAGCGCATCACCTGGGCGATGGCCGAGCACTACCGCGACAATCCTTTCGTCGTCGGCTGGCAGACGGATAACGAGCTGAACACCAGCATGCCGGAGAGCTTTTCCCAGGCGACGCTCAGCGAATTCCAGGCCTTCCTCGCCGATAAATACCGCGAAATATCAAAGCTCAACGCCGCCTGGGGCGGCGATTTCTGGGCGACGGCCTATGACAGTTTCGAACAGGTGGTGCTGCCGATCGAATTCGGCCCGACCTTTCCGAGCCCCGGCCATCTGCAGGATTACCACCGCTTCCTCGCCTTCTCCACCGCGCGCTTCCAGCACGACCAGGTGGAGATCCTCAGGGATGTGAAACCTTCCTGGTTCGTCTTCCACAATCTCGGCGGCTTGAGGGATATCGATTTCCGCGGCCAGTTCAGCAAGGATCTCGATTTCGTCGGCTACGACATCTATCCCATGCTCTATGACGAGTTCATGCGGCTCGGCAACCACGCCAAGGTGCAGGCGCTGCACCTCGATATCTGCCGCGGCTTTTCCGGCAATTACATCGTGCCCGAGCAGCAATCGGGCTTCGGCAGCCAGCCGGGCTTCTGCACGCTGACGCCGGAGCCGGGCGAACTGCGCCGCATGGCGCTCTCCTCGGTCGCGCACGGCGCTGACGGCCTGATGTTCTTCCGCTGGCGGCCCGCCCATTTTGGCGCCGAGATCTATTGGATGGGCATCATCGACCATGATGATATCGGCCGCCATCGCTATGAGGAGGCTACGCGCTTCGCGACCGAGATGACGGCGCTGAAAGACAAGATCCTCGGCACCTATGTCCGCATGGATGTCGGCATCGCCGGCTCCGATTTCGACAATCAGGAAGCCCACAAGACCTATCCGATCGGCCTGCCGAGCCCGCAGGACGACGCGATCCTGCTGCATCAATATTGCTACGACCGCGGCATCGCCTGCGGCTTCATCCATCCGGAGGACGATCTTTCCAAGCTGAAGCTCTTCTATGTGCCCCATTGGGTGATGTGGAAGGACGAATGGACGGCGAGGCTCGAAGCTTTCGCCGCGTCCGGCGGCACCGTCGTCATCGGCGCGCGCACGGGCACCCGCACGCAAGACAATCACGTCATCCGCGAAACCGCGCCCGGCACCGCGCTTTCTAGGCTGACCGGTGTCCGCGTCGAAGATTTCGGACGTCTCGCCGCCCCCGGCGCCAACGGCCTCTTCGACGTGATGGAGCGCTCCGGCGGTCTCGTCATCCCGCCGAACAAGCCGGCCGAAAGCCATCGCCGCCAACGCCGCTTCAAGATCGGCAATCGCGAAATGACCGCCGGTCATTTCTACGAAAACCTCACCATCGATCCCGACGTCGAAGTTATCGCAGCCTGGTCCAACCGCTACGCCGAAGGCCAGCCGATGGCGACCTCCCGCAAGGTCGGCAAGGGACAGGTGGTCTATCTCGGGACGTATCTCACGCCCGAGTTGACCGAGGCGCTGACGGAGCGGCTGTTCGCGCCGGCGGGTGTGGAGCCGCTGGTTGGTGGGCTGCCGGAGGGCGTGGAGGTGACGATGCGAATGAACGACGAACGGCGGCTGCTGTTTGTGCAGAATTATATGGATCAGGCGGTGACGGTGGATGGCGTGCCTGCCGGGCGGGATCTACTGGATGGGGAGAAGATGGTGGTGGGGAGGCTGGAGCTTGAGGGGTATGGGTGTGCGATTGTGGAGGTGGAGGGGTGA
- the ugpC gene encoding sn-glycerol-3-phosphate ABC transporter ATP-binding protein UgpC, whose amino-acid sequence MTSLELRAINKNYAAYHALRGIDLSVAQGEFIVMVGPSGCGKSTLLKSIAGLEAISSGQILINGRDVSKQEPGDRGIAMVFQSYALYPHMTVAENMGFGLRMAKRPKAEIDAAVARAAKILRIDDQLEKRPKQLSGGQRQRVAIGRAITRSPEVFLFDEPLSNLDAALRTQMRVELSSLHAELGATMVYVTHDQVEAMTMASRIVVLNKGIIEQVGSPLELYRNPDNLFVAGFLGAPRMNFLGVTIDAVAGRSVTVSAPGLSPLTVELAQPTALSKGTGLTLGVRPEAISVVVEGSGDGAMHGEVRLVEHLGRETILYVDAGNLRTIASESGTGNITAQLSYVAPFAAGQKVALKLDANELYLFSPDGGRTISARKTILDK is encoded by the coding sequence ATGACCAGTCTCGAACTTCGTGCGATCAACAAGAATTATGCCGCCTATCATGCGCTGCGCGGCATCGATCTTTCCGTGGCGCAGGGCGAATTCATCGTCATGGTCGGGCCATCCGGCTGCGGCAAGTCCACGCTCTTGAAGAGCATTGCCGGGCTGGAGGCGATCTCTTCTGGCCAGATCCTGATCAACGGCCGCGATGTCAGCAAGCAGGAGCCGGGCGATCGCGGCATCGCCATGGTGTTCCAGTCCTATGCGCTCTATCCGCATATGACGGTGGCGGAGAATATGGGCTTCGGCCTGAGGATGGCGAAGCGCCCCAAGGCCGAGATCGATGCGGCGGTCGCCCGCGCCGCCAAGATCCTGCGCATCGACGACCAGCTGGAGAAGCGGCCGAAGCAGCTTTCCGGCGGCCAGCGCCAGCGCGTGGCGATCGGCCGGGCGATAACCCGTTCGCCCGAGGTCTTCCTGTTCGACGAGCCGCTGTCTAATCTCGATGCGGCGCTGCGCACCCAGATGCGCGTCGAACTCAGCAGTCTGCATGCCGAGCTTGGCGCCACCATGGTCTATGTCACCCACGACCAGGTGGAGGCGATGACCATGGCAAGCCGCATCGTCGTGTTGAACAAGGGGATCATCGAGCAGGTCGGCTCGCCGCTGGAGCTTTACCGCAACCCCGACAATCTTTTCGTCGCCGGCTTCCTCGGCGCCCCAAGGATGAATTTCCTCGGCGTTACCATCGACGCCGTCGCCGGCCGCAGCGTCACGGTTTCGGCGCCCGGCCTTTCGCCGCTGACGGTGGAGCTTGCCCAGCCGACCGCGCTTTCGAAGGGCACCGGGCTGACGCTCGGCGTGCGGCCGGAGGCGATCTCGGTGGTCGTCGAGGGCAGTGGGGACGGGGCCATGCATGGCGAGGTCCGCCTCGTCGAGCATCTCGGCCGCGAGACCATTCTCTATGTCGATGCCGGCAATCTCCGCACCATCGCGTCGGAAAGCGGCACCGGCAACATCACCGCGCAGCTCTCCTACGTCGCGCCCTTTGCCGCCGGGCAGAAGGTGGCGCTGAAGCTCGATGCGAACGAGCTCTATCTCTTCTCCCCCGATGGCGGCCGCACGATCAGCGCCCGCAAGACGATCCTCGACAAGTAA
- a CDS encoding carbohydrate ABC transporter permease, translated as MYPRPIPETAIWQRRFYVLAVVVVLILWLCPLFAIVLTSFRSTADVMGGNLWGWPTEIGVIDNYKAVFTDTPMARYFLNSLTITIPSVIGVLVMSTLAGFVLSRYRFRGNMLIFALFVGGNFLPHQIMMIPVRDLMVRLDLIDTTVALIIFHVAFQTGFATLFMRNFIAALPDELFQAARAEGASPFQTLIHVVIPLVRPALAALAILIFTFVWNDYFWAVVLTVSDSVKPVTAGLANLRGEWVSAWNLVSAGTIVVAVPPVVMFFLMQRHFIAGLTMGAVKG; from the coding sequence ATGTATCCTCGTCCTATTCCGGAAACCGCGATCTGGCAGCGCCGCTTCTATGTGTTGGCCGTCGTCGTCGTGCTCATCCTCTGGCTCTGCCCGCTCTTTGCGATCGTCCTCACCTCCTTCCGCTCGACGGCCGATGTGATGGGCGGCAATCTCTGGGGCTGGCCGACCGAGATCGGCGTCATCGACAATTACAAGGCCGTCTTCACCGACACGCCGATGGCGCGCTATTTCCTCAACAGCCTGACGATCACCATTCCTTCGGTGATCGGCGTACTCGTCATGTCGACGCTCGCGGGCTTCGTGCTGTCACGCTACCGCTTTCGCGGTAACATGCTGATCTTCGCGCTCTTCGTCGGCGGCAATTTCCTGCCGCACCAGATCATGATGATCCCGGTGCGCGACCTGATGGTGCGCCTCGACCTGATCGATACGACGGTGGCGCTGATCATCTTCCACGTCGCCTTCCAGACCGGCTTTGCGACGCTCTTCATGCGCAATTTCATCGCGGCCCTTCCAGACGAGCTGTTCCAGGCGGCGCGCGCGGAAGGGGCGTCGCCCTTCCAGACGCTCATCCATGTGGTGATCCCGCTGGTGCGGCCGGCGCTGGCGGCGCTTGCCATCCTGATCTTCACCTTCGTCTGGAACGATTATTTTTGGGCCGTGGTGCTGACCGTCAGCGACAGCGTCAAGCCGGTGACGGCGGGCCTTGCCAATCTGCGCGGCGAGTGGGTCTCGGCCTGGAACCTCGTTTCGGCAGGCACAATCGTCGTCGCCGTGCCGCCCGTCGTGATGTTCTTCCTGATGCAGCGGCATTTCATCGCCGGCCTCACCATGGGCGCGGTGAAGGGATGA
- a CDS encoding sugar ABC transporter permease, whose translation MQTLWRRQRWWLTPTLLIAPAIALFFTVILLSAVRSVWISFHEWDGFGPMVWIGLGNYVELYNDPQFYVSLKNNLIWLIMFMAAPPIGLSIALLVNQKIAGMRFLKSLFFIPLVLASVTVGVVFTWVYTPEFGLLALIFRAFGAVAPAVLSDEHFVTFAIVIAALWPQITFCMVLYLAGLNNLSEELIGAGRVDGARGWNMLRHIVLPQLTQVTFIAIAVTVVGALRSFDMISVMTAGGPFGSSSVLAYQMYEQSIFSYRFGYGAAIASVLFVIMAVFIAWYLTHIIRSEERGG comes from the coding sequence ATGCAGACATTATGGCGCCGCCAGCGGTGGTGGCTGACTCCGACTCTGCTCATCGCGCCTGCGATCGCGCTGTTCTTCACCGTCATCCTGCTGTCGGCGGTGCGCAGCGTCTGGATCAGCTTTCACGAGTGGGACGGTTTCGGGCCAATGGTCTGGATCGGGCTCGGCAATTACGTCGAGCTCTACAACGATCCGCAATTCTACGTGTCGCTGAAGAACAATCTGATCTGGCTGATCATGTTCATGGCAGCGCCGCCGATCGGGCTGTCGATCGCGCTCTTGGTCAACCAGAAAATCGCGGGCATGCGCTTTCTGAAGTCGCTGTTCTTCATTCCGCTGGTGCTGGCTTCGGTGACGGTGGGCGTCGTCTTCACCTGGGTCTATACGCCGGAGTTCGGGCTGCTGGCGCTGATCTTCCGCGCCTTCGGGGCGGTGGCGCCGGCGGTGCTTTCCGATGAGCATTTCGTCACTTTCGCGATCGTCATCGCCGCGCTCTGGCCGCAGATCACCTTCTGCATGGTGCTCTATCTCGCCGGCCTCAACAATCTGAGCGAAGAGCTGATCGGCGCCGGCCGGGTCGATGGGGCGAGGGGCTGGAACATGCTGCGCCATATCGTGCTGCCGCAACTCACCCAGGTCACTTTCATCGCCATTGCCGTCACGGTCGTCGGGGCGCTGCGCTCCTTCGACATGATCTCGGTGATGACCGCGGGCGGGCCGTTCGGCTCCTCCTCGGTGCTCGCATACCAGATGTACGAGCAGTCGATCTTTTCCTACCGCTTCGGCTACGGCGCAGCGATCGCCTCGGTGCTCTTCGTGATCATGGCCGTGTTCATCGCCTGGTATCTCACCCACATCATCCGCAGCGAAGAGAGGGGAGGCTGA
- a CDS encoding ABC transporter substrate-binding protein, with translation MAFLKQFPSTTRRRFLKGAGLVSAAAVTGSFPIPAIAQVQEVTMISDENNAAALDALKAIAAGFSKEAGVNVVINNMDHEAHKTAIRNYLVAGAPDVCSWFSGNRMRAFVKRGLFDDISDLVEKEKYKDVLGATIGAVTEDGKQYGLPTGGTLWGMFYRKDVFEQHGLTVPKTAEEFMAYGDKCKTAGITPVAMGTKELWPAAGWFDQMNLRINGLDKHMALMNGEMSYLDPALTAVFDQWEAMIGKGFFTPNHTSFGWQEAAALLAQKKAGMMNLGAFLRSAFTEADLPQLAYATFPVLDAKIGHFEEFSVNSIHIPAKAKNKQGAREFLAYFYRPENLATYLEPGGNVPPRNDLPPSNDPLVNIAVETMKTVQGTSQYYDRDSDPDMAQAGLVGFQEFMAKPERRKAILTRLEGTRKRIYKI, from the coding sequence ATGGCATTTTTGAAGCAATTTCCGTCGACTACCCGCAGGCGCTTCCTAAAGGGTGCGGGCCTGGTTTCTGCCGCTGCCGTCACCGGCAGCTTCCCGATCCCGGCGATCGCGCAGGTCCAGGAGGTCACCATGATCTCCGACGAAAACAATGCAGCTGCGCTGGACGCGCTGAAGGCAATTGCTGCTGGCTTCAGCAAGGAAGCCGGCGTCAACGTCGTCATCAACAACATGGACCATGAGGCCCATAAAACGGCGATCCGCAACTATCTGGTCGCCGGCGCGCCCGATGTTTGCTCCTGGTTTTCGGGCAACCGCATGCGCGCCTTCGTCAAGCGCGGCCTGTTCGACGATATTTCCGATCTCGTCGAGAAGGAGAAATATAAGGACGTGCTCGGCGCGACCATCGGCGCCGTCACTGAAGACGGCAAACAATACGGGCTGCCCACCGGCGGCACGCTCTGGGGCATGTTCTACCGCAAGGATGTGTTCGAGCAGCATGGCCTGACGGTGCCGAAGACGGCCGAAGAATTCATGGCCTATGGCGACAAGTGCAAGACGGCGGGGATCACGCCGGTTGCGATGGGCACCAAGGAATTGTGGCCGGCGGCCGGCTGGTTCGACCAGATGAACCTGCGCATCAACGGCCTCGACAAGCATATGGCGCTGATGAACGGCGAGATGAGCTATCTCGATCCGGCGCTGACGGCGGTGTTCGACCAGTGGGAAGCGATGATCGGCAAAGGCTTCTTCACGCCGAACCACACCTCCTTCGGTTGGCAGGAGGCCGCCGCACTACTGGCACAGAAGAAGGCCGGCATGATGAACCTCGGCGCCTTCCTGCGTTCGGCCTTCACCGAAGCTGATCTGCCGCAGCTCGCTTACGCGACCTTCCCGGTGCTCGATGCCAAGATCGGCCATTTCGAGGAGTTCTCAGTCAATTCGATCCACATTCCCGCAAAGGCCAAGAACAAGCAGGGCGCACGCGAATTCCTCGCCTATTTCTATCGTCCGGAAAACCTGGCCACCTATCTGGAGCCGGGCGGCAACGTGCCGCCGCGCAACGACCTGCCGCCCAGCAACGATCCGCTCGTCAATATCGCTGTCGAGACGATGAAGACGGTGCAGGGCACCTCGCAATATTACGACCGCGACAGCGACCCGGACATGGCCCAGGCCGGCCTCGTCGGCTTCCAGGAATTCATGGCCAAGCCGGAACGGCGCAAGGCGATCCTGACGCGGCTCGAGGGGACCCGGAAGCGGATTTATAAGATCTGA